The following are from one region of the Neurospora crassa OR74A linkage group III, whole genome shotgun sequence genome:
- the un-17 gene encoding Poly(A) polymerase → MSNPEQTLGVTPPISTTLPTDAEKRQTEALLKELRAQGTFESQAETDKRWAVLADLQRITDEFVKRAAQEKEPHNAILIRDARGRIFTYGSFRLGVYGPGSDIDTLVVVPKYVTVKQYFDIFPNLLVEMAPPGAITDLTPVPEAFVPIIKFEYSGISIDLIFCSIQSLRQLPDDKDWNLNSNNLLRGLSENEVRSLNGTRVTDEILALVPEEKTFKLALRAIKLWAQRRAIYANIMGYPGGVAWAMLVARVCQLYPKATSAVIVRKFFTIMLNWPWPLPVLLKNIEYNQSITRVAVWNPKIYPSDRNHKMPIITPSYPSMCATHNVGRSSMAVIQQELERGVQISEEIMLGKRPWKDLFEKHTFFTNGFKFYLTVISSGRTKEAQNTWSGFVESRVRVLVQKLELHPSIALARPFNKGYDRVHRCKTDAQVEEIQTGNLTYMVKPTDIAANGSAKNDSKVEVKAEIKTEDGVAREPTVPAVKEEPNDVVHLGTVPLKPEDNSVKPEANDYDEDKVKLEDIPEKEPELEIYTTNHYIGLQLVEGAKSLDLSREVDDFKAMCTSNDIFKAELMGLTIQHVRNFDLPDDVFEPGETKPVRPVKKKKRMAEGEHANGPMAKRQQMATAPPTIKSEH, encoded by the exons ATGTCGAACCCCGAACAAACCTTGGGCGTAACGCCTCCTATCTCGACCACGCTACCTACCGACGCCGAGAAACGACAGACCGAGGCCCTTCTCAAAGAGCTGCGCGCGCAGGGCACCTTCGAAAGTCAGGCCGAAACTGATAAGCGATGGGCGGTGCTCGCAGATCTCCAGCGCATTACTGATGAATTCGTGAAGAGGGCCGCGCAGGAAAAGGAGCCGCACAATGCCATTTTGATTCGCGACGCTCGAGGCAGAATATTCACATATGGCAGTTTTCGCTTGGGTGTGTATGGGCCAGGATCCGATATCGATACCCTCGTCGTTGTACCCAAGTACGTCACCGTCAAGCAATACTTCGACATCTTTCCCAACCTTCTTGTCGAAATGGCTCCCCCTGGCGCCATCACCGACCTGACTCCAGTACCCGAGGCCTTCGTTCCTATCATCAAGTTCGAGTATTCGGGCATCAGCATAGATCTTATCTTCTGTTCAATCCAGAGCCTTCGTCAACTTCCTGACGACAAGGACTGGAATTTGAACAGTAACAACCTCCTGCGCGGCTTGTCCGAAAACGAGGTGCGCTCGCTCAACGGAACACGCGTAACCGACGAGATCCTTGCGCTGGTTCCCGAAGAGAAGACGTTCAAGCTGGCACTTCGTGCAATCAAGCTCTGGGCTCAGAGAAGGGCTATCTACGCCAATATCATGGGTTATCCTGGTGGTGTGGCTTGGGCTATGCTGGTCGCCAGAGTATGCCAACTCTATCCGAAGGCGACGAGTGCTGTCATCGTCAGGAAATTCTTCACTATTATGCTCAACTGGCCATGGCCGCTCCCGGTTCTTCTGAAGAATATCGAATACAACCAGTCCATTACGCGTGTAGCGGTGTGGAATCCCAAG ATATACCCGAGTGATCGCAATCACAAGAtgcccatcatcaccccATCATACCCTTCCATGTGCGCGACACACAATGTTGGAAGGTCTTCAATGGCGGTCATTCAACAGGAGCTGGAACGGGGGGTGCAGATTTCCGAAGAGATCATGTTGGGTAAAAGGCCTTGGAAAGATTTGTTCGAGAAACACACCTTTTTCACCAACGGCTTCAAGTTTTACCTGACGGTCATCTCATCCGGCAGGACCAAAGAGGCGCAGAATACCTGGTCGGGCTTCGTCGAGTCAAGAGTGCGTGTTCTGGTCCAGAAGCTTGAGCTGCACCCTTCCATCGCCCTTGCCCGCCCCTTCAACAAAGGTTACGACAGAGTGCACCGATGCAAGACGGATGCTCAGGTCGAAGAGATTCAAACCGGAAATCTCACATACATGGTCAAGCCGACGGATATAGCCGCGAATGGGAGCGCCAAGAACGACAGCAAGGTTGAGGTCAAGGCGGAGATCAAGACGGAGGATGGTGTTGCACGGGAGCCGACTGTGCCGGCTGTCAAGGAAGAACCGAACGACGTGGTACATCTAGGAACGGTACCTCTAAAGCCTGAGGACAACTCTGTAAAGCCTGAGGCCAACGACTACGACGAAGACAAGGTTAAGCTGGAGGATATACCGGAGAAGGAGCCGGAGCTTGAGATTTACACCACTAACCATTACATCGGCCTGCAGCTGGTAGAGGGAGCTAAGTCTCTGGATCTGTCCAGAGAAGTCGACGACTTCAAGGCAATGTGCACCTCGAACGACATCTTCAAAGCAGAGTTGATGGGATTGACTATCCAGCACGTTAGGAATTTCGATCTCCCCGACGACGTTTTCGAGCCTGGAGAGACGAAGCCTGTTAGGCcagtcaagaagaagaagcgtaTGGCCGAAGGGGAACATGCGAACGGCCCGATGGCCAAGCGACAACAGATGGCGACCGCGCCACCGACCATTAAGAGCGAACACTGA
- a CDS encoding long chain fatty alcohol oxidase, translating to MASSVSGPTPPGLPPLPPGHGDYFTETQWSVLMSLLDATIPSITAASDRKDDKTQLGITDAEFKKIVTKAQASVVKKPAVEDITAYLAESPSNDPAFCRAVRRVLGNVPPSAQKRLGGVLSALSTRPGSLLLTGYATPIQDQPLHIRESILRSWSSSWFGTPRTLYKIFTALAKVLWLQTSPLFRTVTGYPDVPINWNPGPTEDFGFLQFDTSVDEPATVDTDVVIIGSGCGGGVCAKVLAEAGHRVLVVDKGYYFNPSQLPMPMEQSGFHLFENNGLVNSVDGSINAVAGSCWGGGGSVNWSVSLQTPGYVRKEWSEQHGLPFFESAEFQNCLDRVYEFMGVVSGDKVRTTYRGQKLLEGSRKLGYEAHVCPQNNGGKEHWCGHCPLGCGSAEKQGPAVSWLPAAAKKGATFMEGFSVDKILWDESSSSSSWFGSGGKKKAVGVEGTWTARDTNGGVIGERKTRKVVIKAKKVIVSAGTLNSPLILHRSGLNNHHIGRNLHVHPVKFLGAYYEDDVNPWEGGVITTICTAFENLDGQGHGVKLEDTCMLPHSILSQVPWRGALSWKLSCLRYPQLSAWLSLSRDRDTGRVYADPVTGKLCIEYTISSFDASLNFEGIIALAKIAYVTGASEIDPFLPGVEPFVRSSSGTSSTPTEEATEEDYDKGVKDPLFEKWLSTLLHQRDNAPICPPYISAHQMGTCRMSSKPENGVVDPKGKVWGTEGLYVADASVFPSASGVNPMVTNMAIADWIANGVARDLGKKV from the exons ATGGCCTCTTCTGTATCCGGCCCCACTCCGCCCGGGCTGCCGCCGCTACCGCCCGGACACGGCGATTACTTCACCGAGACGCAGTGGTCCGTGCTCATGTCCCTACTGGACGCTACTATTCCTTCCATCACAGCAGCCTCAGACAGGAAAGATGACAAGACACAGCTCGGGATTACCGATGCCGAGTTCAAGAAAATCGTCACCAAGGCACAGGCCAGTGTGGTGAAGAAACCCGCTGTTGAGGATATCACAGCTTATCTGGCCGAAAGCCCGTCCAATGACCCGGCCTTCTGCCGTGCCGTGCGCCGGGTCCTGGGCAACGTCCCGCCATCCGCACAAAAGCGGCTCGGAGGCGTCTTATCCGCACTCTC GACACGGCCCGGCAGCCTCCTCCTGACAGGCTATGCCACCCCCATCCAGGACCAGCCCCTCCACATCCGAGAATCCATCCTCCGGAGCTGGTCCTCCTCATGGTTCGGCACTCCCCGCACCCTCTACAAAATCTTCACTGCCCTCGCCAAAGTACTTTGGCTCCAGACGAGCCCTCTCTTTCGCACCGTCACCGGCTACCCGGACGTGCCCATCAACTGGAATCCAGGCCCCACAGAGGACTTTGGATTTCTGCAATTCGACACTTCTGTTGATGAACCCGCTACTGTCGACACCGACGTGGTCATCATCGGCTctggctgcggcggcggcgtgtGCGCCAAAGTTCTCGCCGAAGCGGGGCACCGCGTTCTTGTCGTTGACAAGGGGTATTACTTTAATCCGTCACAGCTGCCCATGCCCATGGAGCAGAGCGGGTTTCACTTGTTCGAAAACAACGGGCTCGTCAATAGTGTTGATGGCTCCATCAACGCCGTGGCGGGGTCGTgctggggcggcggcggtagtgTTAACTGGAGCGTCAGCCTGCAGACGCCGGGGTATGTGAGGAAGGAGTGGTCGGAGCAGCACGGCTTGCCGTTTTTCGAGAGCGCCGAGTTCCAGAACTGCTTGGATCGCGTGTACGAGTTCATGGGCGTTGTAAGTGGTGATAAAGTGAGGACAACATATCGGGGGCAGAAGCTGCTGGAAGGGAGCAGGAAGCTGGGTTACGAGGCGCACGTGTGTCCCCAGAATAACGGCGGGAAGGAACACTGGTGTGGGCATTGCCCTTTGGGCTGTGGTAGCGCGGAGAAGCAGGGGCCGGCGGTCAGTTGGctgccggcggcggcgaaaaAGGGGGCTACCTTCATGGAAGGTTTTTCGGTGGACAAGATTTTGTGGGATgagtcttcttcgtcgtcgtcgtggttCGGATcaggagggaagaagaaggcggtggGCGTGGAGGGAACGTGGACTGCGAGGGATACTAATGGGGGAGTGATTGGGGAACGGAAGACAAGAAAGGTCGTTAtcaaggcgaagaaggtcaTTGTTTCTGCTGGAACGCTTAACAGTCCTTTGATTCTTCACAGGAGCGGGTTGAAT AACCACCATATTGGCCGCAACCTCCATGTCCATCCCGTCAAATTCCTCGGCGCTTACTACGAGGATGATGTGAATCCCTGGGAAG GTGgcgtcatcaccaccatctgcACCGCCTTTGAGAACCTCGACGGCCAAGGCCACGGCGTTAAGTTAGAAGACACGTGCATGCTT CCTCACTCAATCCTATCCCAAGTCCCCTGGCGCGGCGCCCTCTCCTGGAAGCTATCCTGCTTGCGCTACCCACAACTAAGCGCGTGGCTTTCTCTTTCGCGCGACCGGGACACCGGCCGAGTTTACGCCGACCCGGTGACCGGGAAACTCTGCATCGAGTACACCATCTCGTCCTTCGACGCGAGCCTCAATTTCGAGGGAATCATCGCTTTGGCAAAAATCGCCTATGTCACGGGTGCGAGCGAGATTGATCCTTTCTTGCCGGGGGTGGAACCTTTTGTTCGATCTTCCTCCGGTACTTCTTCCACCCCAACTGAAGAAGCCACGGAGGAAGATTACGATAAGGGAGTCAAGGACCCTCTATTTGAGAAGTGGCTGTCcactctcctccaccaaagGGATAACGCACCAATTTGCCCGCCTTATATATCGGCGCACCAAATGGGCACGTGCAGGATGAGTAGCAAGCCGGAAAACGGCGTGGTGGATCCTAAGGGGAAGGTTTGGGGCACCGAGGGGTTGTATGTAGCGGATGCGAGCGTGTTTCCGAGTGCGAGTGGAGTGAATCCGATGGTTACGAACATGGCGATTGCGGATTGGATTGCGAATGGGGTGGCGAGGGATTTGGGAAAGAAGGTCTGA
- a CDS encoding fatty acid elongase, with the protein MASIFFSLPKASLFKFPPATNPGFVPPPPAGPNSATVFNIPDDVYYAWLDPKVPLTIATVYAVTAKLLNIYNKSTGKKPWAISKTRPFHWFVIAHNVFLAVYSAWTFIGMLGAVRRSFVSPFGPEGLAGFVDSVCRINGPAGLSNSVFYNDEAGAFQTYSPHVTLGADGNPSRFDSGRLWNEGLAFYGWIFYLSKFYEVVDTLIILAKGKLSSTLQTYHHAGAMLCMWAGMRYMSTPIWVFCFVNSFIHALMYTYYTVTAFNIRVPTPIKRTLTSMQITQFLLGASYAIVHSFVSYTIPVVVANPEKTASAVEAAGTVVDSQKVLVFGNATRVDAADATYGQRVVPCVTSNNSTFAIWLNVFYLAPLTYLFISFFIESYTRRSNAAEKTKNTKPVDNVAMAEKAGWEAAKKMEGEVYGETKEDTYEARTTRSASKRTLRQRA; encoded by the exons ATGGcgtccatcttcttctccctgcCCAAGGCATCCCTCTTCAAGTTCCCACCCGCCACCAACCCGGGCTTcgttccccctcccccagcCGGCCCCAACTCCGCGACAGTCTTCAACATCCCCGATGATGTCTACTACGCCTGGTTGGACCCCAAGGTTCCTCTCACGATCGCTACCGTCTACGCCGTGACCGCCAAGCTCCTCAACATCTACAACAAGTCCACCGGCAAGAAGCCCTGGGCCATCAGCAAGACCAGGCCTTTCCACTGGTTCGTCATTGCCCACAATGTGTTCCTCGCTGTATACTCGGCCTGGACCTTCATTGGCATGCTCGGTGCCGTCCGCCGCTCCTTCGTGAGCCCCTTCGGTCCTGAGGGCCTTGCTGGTTTCGTCGACTCCGTCTGCCGCATCAACGGTCCCGCTGGTCTCAGCAACTCTGTCTTCTACAACGATGAGGCTGGTGCTTTCCAGACCTACTCGCCACACGTCACCCTCGGTGCCGATGGAAACCCCAGCCGCTTCGACTCTGGCCGTCTATGGAACGAGGGTCTTGCTTTCTACGGCTGGATCTTCTACCTCTCCAAGTTCTACGAGGTCGTTGATaccctcatcatcctcgccaagGGCAAGCTTAGCTCCACTCTCCAGACCTACCACCACGCCGGTGCTATGCTCTGCATGTGGGCTGGTATGCGCTACATGTCCACTCCTATCTGGGTCTTCTGCTTCGTCAACTCATTCATTCACGCCCTGATG TACACTTACTACACCGTTACTGCCTTCAACATCCGCGTTCCTACCCCCATCAAGCGTACCCTCACCAGCATGCAGATTACCCAGTTCCTTCTCGGTGCCTCCTACGCCATCGTCCACTCCTTCGTCTCCTACACTATTCCCGTTGTTGTCGCCAACCCCGAGAAGACTGCTTCCGCTGTCGAGGCCGCCGGCACTGTTGTTGACAGCCAGAAGGTCCTTGTCTTCGGCAATGCTACTCGCGTCGATGCCGCCGATGCCACCTATGGCCAGCGCGTTGTCCCTTGCGTTACCAGCAACAATTCCACCTTTGCCATCTGGCTCAACGTTTTCTACCTCGCTCCTCTCACCTATCTCTTCATCTCTTTCTTCATCGAGAGCTACACGCGCCGCAGCAACGCTGCTGAGAAGACCAAGAACACTAAGCCCGTCGACAACGTCGCCATGGCTGAGAAGGCAGGTTGGGAGGCTgccaagaagatggagggtgAGGTCTATGGCGAGACTAAGGAGGACACCTACGAGGCTCGCACCACCCGCTCTGCCTCCAAGCGTACCCTTCGCCAGCGCGCTTAA
- the nde-2 gene encoding alternative NADH-dehydrogenase, translated as MASTSRALGRLSAPSMGVARLQTQAVSRLLSSAPRRALISESRQVAVTQQIRRAHTETTPLPEPPKERRRFRKLRWLWRAPLFVSLAGIAYVGWGVYEERNPGPQVEPDPSKKTLVVLGTGWGSVSLLKKLDTEHYNVIVISPRNYFLFTPLLPSCTTGLIEHRSIMEPIRTILRHKKANVKFYEAEASSVDPERKVVRVLDTSEIRGDVVETEIPYDMLVVGVGAENATFGIPGVREHTCFLKEIGDAQRIRKKIMDCVETAAFKGQSQEEIDRLLHMVVVGGGPTGVEFAGELQDFFEEDIKKLIPDIADRFRVTLIEALPNVLPSFSKQLIEYTESTFKEEKIDIMTKTMVKRVTEKTVEAEISKPDGTREKITLPYGLLVWATGNAVRPVVKDLMERIPAQKDSRRGLAVNEYLVVQGTRDIWAVGDCAVAGYAPTAQVASQEGNFLAGLFNNMARTEVLEQRVRELSGSLNLAPGNAAEISKEIEEHERQLRRIKDIKPFHYSHQGSLAYIGSEKAVADVSWFNGNLASGGSLTFLFWRSAYLSMCFSTRNRLLVINDWVKSKLFGRDVSRE; from the exons ATGGCGTCCACATCCAGAGCTCTGGGACGGCTTTCGGCCCCCTCCATGGGCGTTGCCCGTCTCCAGACCCAGGCCGTTTCTAGGCTACTCAGCTCTGCGCCTCGTCGCGCTCTCATCTCCGAGTCCAGGCAGGTTGCTGTCACTCAGCAGATTCGTCGCGCCCACACAGAGACTACTCCTCTTCCTGAGCCCCCCAAGGAACGTCGTCGGTTCCGGAAGTTGAGGTGGCTCTGGAGGGCACCTCTCTTCGTCTCCCTCGCCGGTATCGCCTATGTCGGTTGGGGTGTCTACGAAGAGAGAAACCCTGGTCCTCAGGTCGAGCCTGACCCGTCCAAGAAGACTCTCGTTGTTCTTG GCACTGGCTGGGGCTCCGTTTCTCTTCTCAAGAAGCTCGACACTGAGCACTACAATGTCATCGTCATCTCGCCCCGcaactacttcctcttcactcCCCTGCTCCCGTCCTGCACCACCGGTCTGATCGAGCACCGTTCCATCATGGAGCCCATCCGCACCATTCTGCGCCACAAGAAGGCCAACGTCAAGTTCTACGAGGCTGAGGCCAGCTCCGTGGATCCCGAGCGCAAGGTCGTCCGCGTCCTCGATACCTCCGAGATCCGTGGCGACGTCGTTGAGACCGAGATCCCCTACGACATGCTGGTGGTTGGTGTCGGTGCTGAAAACGCCACTTTCGGTATCCCCGGTGTCCGTGAGCACACCTGCTTCCTCAAGGAGATTGGTGATGCCCAGCGCATTCGCAAGAAGATCATGGACTGCGTCGAAACTGCCGCTTTCAAGGGTCAGTCCCAGGAGGAGATTGACCGTCTTCTGCACATGGTtgtcgttggtggtggcccCACTGGTGTCGAGTTCGCTGGCGAGCTCCAGGATTTCTTCGAGGAGGACATCAAGAAGCTGATTCCCGATATTGCTGACCGCTTCCGCGTTACCCTCATCGAGGCTCTTCCCAACGTCCTTCCCAGCTTCTCCAAGCAGCTGATCGAGTACACCGAGAGCACcttcaaggaggagaagattgaCATCATGACCAAGACCATGGTCAAGAGGGTCACCGAAAAGACCGTCGAGGCCGAGATCAGCAAACCCGATGGTACCCGTGAGAAGATTACTCTCCCCTACGGTCTCCTCGTCTGGGCCACTGGCAACGCCGTGCGCCCCGTCGTCAAGGACCTCATGGAGCGCATTCCTGCCCAGAAGGACTCTCGCCGCGGTCTTGCCGTGAACGAGTACCTCGTTGTTCAGGGTACCCGCGACATTTGGGCTGTCGGTGACTGCGCCGTCGCTGGATACGCCCCTACCGCCCAGGTCGCCTCTCAGGAGGGTAACTTCCTGGCTGGTCTCTTCAACAACATGGCTCGCACCGAGGTCCTTGAGCAGCGCGTCCGCGAGCTCAGCGGTTCCCTTAACCTTGCGCCCGGCAACGCTGCCGAGATCTCcaaggagattgaggagCATGAGCGTCAGCTCCGCCGCATCAAGGACATCAAGCCCTTCCACTACTCTCACCAGGGTTCTCTTGCCTACATTGGAAGCGAGAAGGCCGTCGCTGATGTGAGCTGGTTCAACGGAAACCTTGCCTCTGGTGGCAGCCttaccttcctcttctggaGGAGTGCTTACCTTTCCATGTGCTTCAGCA CTCGCAACCGTCTCCTTGTCATTAACGACTGGGTCAAGTCCAAGCTCTTCGGCCGCGACGTTTCTCGCGAGTAA
- a CDS encoding dml-1 translates to MHEIITLQLGQQSNYLATHFWNAQESYFTYSEDQEPAVNHDIHWRPGIGADGTETYMPRTVIYDLKGGFGSMAKTNALYNDLEEGQTPQALWNGPTVLQKQPAIPQSAYQQSLDAGLEPPPLTTDTVRYWSDFNRVFYHPRSVVQLNEYELNSSIMPFERYATGEDLFASLDKEHDLLDRDLRPFIEEADQMQGIQVMTGLDDAWGGFAAKYLERIRDEYGKTAMFVWGSEQESVMRAGGLSREKRLLRLANKARTMTEVYKYASVVVPFTVPATLPGSVVLDAGSQWHNTALSAAAIESVTLPSRLRDPANRDTMATLADSLNAMGKQNVASLGMSFAPEPTEEEDVVMEGTQDFRQRQLLNQKSSRHAAVMVKENPEGVFLDINFTPTDQLDYVRRRGGGDDDRPRVFSQMLTSRGYEIDEQVQEAKEAEEDERFRRRSSYETVMKSYHTPLRFPLLDSFPQIFRDDSGEPLKRGGAINVTSSLSTDASVHKRLKSLRTTVGRSIGLEDREQLGNELAEMADEYHEGWSSGSDDGDDD, encoded by the exons ATGCATGAAATCATCACGCTCCAGCTCGGGCAGCAGAGCAATTATCTAGCCACGCATTTCTGGAATGCCCAG GAATCATATTTTACATATTCCGAGGATCAAGAGCCAGCCGTTAACCATGATATCCACTGGCGTCCCGGCATCGGTGCGGATGGCACCGAAACCTACATGCCGCGGACCGTCATTTACGATCTGAAGGGTGGCTTTGGGTCCATGGCAAAGACGAATGCGCTGTATAACGACCTTGAGGAGGGACAGACGCCTCAAGCATTGTG GAATGGACCAACCGTACTCCAAAAACAGCCCGCCATCCCACAATCCGCCTATCAACAATCCCTCGACGCCGGCCTCGAGCCCCCTCCCCTCACCACGGACACCGTCCGCTACTGGTCTGATTTCAACCGGGTCTTCTACCACCCGCGCTCCGTCGTTCAGCTGAACGAGTACGAACTCAACTCATCCATCATGCCGTTTGAGCGCTACGCGACGGGCGAGGATCTGTTTGCGTCGCTGGACAAGGAACATGACCTTCTCGATCGGGACCTGCGGCCTTTTATCGAAGAGGCCGACCAGATGCAAGGGATTCAAGTCATGACAGGCTTGGACGATGCCTGGGGCGGATTTGCGGCAAAATACTTGGAGAGGATAAGAGACGAGTACGGCAAGACGGCCATGTTCGTTTGGGGCAGCGAGCAGGAGTCGGTGATGAGGGCTGGCGGATTGAGCAGGGAGAAGAGACTGCTGAGACTGGCGAATAAGGCAAGGACAATGACGGAGGTGTATAAGTATGCGAGCGTTGTCGTGCCGTTTACGGTGCCTGCGACGCTGCCGGGGAGTGTGGTGCTGGATGCGGGCTCGCAGTGGCATAATACTGCgctgtcggcggcggcgatagAGAGCGTCACGCTTCCGTCGCGGCTGAGGGATCCGGCGAACAGGGATACGATGGCTACGCTGGCTGATTCGCTCAATGCGATGGGGAAGCAGAATGTGGCTAGCTTGGGGATGAGCTTTGCTCCAGAGccgacggaggaggaagatgtagTCATGGAAGGGACGCAGGATTTCAGGCAGAGGCAGTTGCTGAACCAGAAGTCGAGTAGACATGCGGCTGTGATGGTGAAGGAGAACCCGGAGGGAGTGTTTCTCGATATTAACTTTACTCCCACCGATCAGTTGGACTATGTCCGTCGCCGTGGTGGCGGCGATGATGACAGACCGAGGGTGTTCAGCCAGATGCTTACCTCGAGAGGTTATGAGATTGATGAGCAGGTGCAGGAAgccaaggaggctgaggaggacgagaggTTCCGCAGGAGGAGCTCGTACGAGACTGTTATGAAAAG TTATCACACACCCCTTCGCTTCCCTCTTCTAGACAGCTTCCCTCAGATCTTCAGGGATGACAGTGGTGAGCCActgaagagaggaggagcgATCAATGTCACTAGCAGTCTGTCTACGGATGCTTCAGTGCATAAGAGGCTGAAGTCGTTGAGGACTACGGTTGGTCGGTCGATTGGATTGGAGGATAGGGAACAGCTTGGAAACGAGCTGGCGGAGATGGCTGATGAATATCATGAGGGGTGGTCGAGTGGAAgtgatgatggagatgaCGATTGA
- a CDS encoding protein tyrosine phosphatase, giving the protein MAGSALRKGYLVLYNAASAVAWATILGRVASVYFAKGAPFVPLVVDDFARVTQTFAVMEIFHALTGIVPAPIFTTVMQVASRLMLVWGISYPFPHLNSSAWYTSMLTAWSTTEVIRYSYFALKQVDFIPYWLHWLRYSAFLVLYPMGISSEVAMIFKALVGPADQLATWYPYALVAVLLSYIPGSVVLYSHMLSQRRKQVGGGAIKEKKEKKRQ; this is encoded by the exons atgGCTGGCTCAGCTCTCCGCAAGGGCTACCTAGTCCTTTACAATGCCGCCTCGGCCGTCGCCTGGGCCACGATCCTCGGCCGCGTCGCGTCCGTCTACTTTGCCAAGGGCGCGCCCTTTGTACCGCTGGTCGTCGATGACTTTGCTCGTGTTACGCAGACCTTTGCTGTCATGGAGATCTTCCATGCTCTTACCG gcaTCGTCCCCGCCCCAATTTTCACCACCGTCATGCAAGTCGCCTCGCGCCTGATGCTCGTCTGGGGTATCTCGTACCCCTTCCCGCACCTCAACAGTTCGGCCTGGTACACCTCCATGTTGACGGCCTGGTCCACCACCGAGGTGATCCGGTACAGCTACTTTGCGCTCAAGCAGGTCGACTTCATTCCTTACTGGCTGCACTGGCTGCGGTATAGCGCCTTCCTGGTGCTGTACCCAATGGGCATCAGCTCCGAGGTGGCCATGATCTTCAAGGCGCTCGTGGGTCCGGCCGATCAGCTCGCGACTTGGTACCCTTATGCGCTGGTTGCTGTGCTGTTGTCGTATATCCCTGGCTCGGTGGTGCTGTATAGCCACATGTTGAgccagaggaggaagcaggttggtggtggtgctatcaaggagaaaaaggagaagaagaggcagtGA